The Natronosporangium hydrolyticum nucleotide sequence ATTCTCTGGCCCGCTCCGGTGAGACACCGCCGAGCGCCGCGCTCGTCTCGACGGTCACGTCATCTCCTGGCGCCAGGCCGACCAACCGGAACAGCCGCTGCGCGTGCGCCGGCAGGTGGGTGTAGGACAGGTCGAACGCCGCACGGACGGCTGCCTGGCTATCCCCGTTGATCTGTAGCACCGCCAGCCGGTTCGCCGCTGACAAATCGGCCACATAGTCGGCGATGGTGGAGCCGACGCGATCGGTGACGTTCGCGGCGGCGACCTGCAGCGCCAGGGGCAGCGATGCACATGCCTGCGCCAAGGCGGCAGCCGCCGCCGGTTCCCTGGCGACGCGATCCGCGCCGATGCTCCGGGTGAGCAGGGTGAGCGCGTCGGCGGGCGGCAGCACGTCAATCGACAGCCGTGGCGCCCCCTGCTGGACAGCGAGTCCACCCAGTGAGTCGCGGCTAGTCACCAGTGCCAGGCAGCGCGGACCGCCGGGCAGTAAGGGGCGCACCTGCTCAGCGTGTCCGGCGTTGTCCAGGACGATGAGAAGGGCCCGATCCGCCGTCAGACTGCGAAAAAGTGCGGCGGCCTCGTCCAGCTCGACCGGGACCTCGCTGGCAGGGACGTTGAGCGAACGGAGGAACCGTCCGATGACATCGACGGGTCGGGCGGCCGTCGACGACGAGAAGCCTCGTAGGTCGACGAATAGCTGCCCGTCAGGGAACTGATGGCGTACCCGGTGTGCCCAGTGCACGGCCAGTGCTGTCTTGCCCACCCCCGCCATCCCGGTGAGCACACACAGGTTGACCACCGTGGACCTGCCCGGGCCAGCGACCTCAGGAATTAGACTGTCCAGCTCGCGCAGGTGTTCTTCGCGTCCCGTAAAGGTGGCTATGTCGACCGGCAGCTGGGCTGGCTGCGGCGCTTCCGGCGCCCCGGCTGGGAACCCGCTTTCGGTCGCGATGACAACCTCGGCCGCCGGTGTCGTGCTATGCCGACCCCGCAAAACAGTCAGCCGAGCCGCCGATAACTCCTGACTTGGATCGATGCCCAGCTCTTCAACTAGGCGCCGGCTGATGGTCTCGAATACCGCGAGCGCCGCTGCCTGTTGTCCGCCAGCGGCCAATGCCAGCATCAACCGCGCGTGCACGCCCTCATGTAAGGGTTCGTCGAGCGCCAGCGGCCGCAGTAGGGTCGCGACCTCGTCGTGGCGTCCCATCGTCATCGCGATATCGGCGAAGGTTAACGCAGCATCAATCCGCCGATTAGACACCATCACCGCCGCTGGATGGTCGGACAGCCGCGGCTCGGCACGGCCGAGGACCGGCCCTCGCCAGCACCGTAGCGCGCGTGCCAGCAGATCTGCGGCTTCGGGGCACGCGGTCGGCTGCTGCCTGGCCCTCGCCTGATCGGCTGCGGCGAGCAGGTCGTCGAAGGTGACGAGGTCTAGTGCCCCACCGGTGAGCGTGAGCCGGTATCCGCCGCAGGTGCGTTCGAGCAGCGGCACCCGAGACATCGGTTGCCGACGGCGCCCGGTTGTCGCGTCAGCGGTCAATAGGCGTCGAAGTCGACTGACGTAGACGTGAACCAGGTTACTTGAGGTCGCTGGAGGTTCCTGTTGCCACAACACGTCGACGATCTCCCGCTGGGACACCACCTGTCCGTACTGCAACGCCAGCAGCGCCAGCAGACACCGTTGATGCCCTGACCCCAGATTGAGGACGGCTTGATCAAGTCGCACCTCCAACGCACCGAGCACAGCGACCCGAGGGTGCTTCTCAGGCCCATCCGCAGCGGCGGCGGCAGCCAGGATCAGCTGCTCTTCTGTCTTCGAAAGCTGTAGAGCCGCAGTGAGCCGCTCGACAGAACGCCTGTGCGGACGGCGGATACGGTCATTCTCCAGGTCACGTAGGCCGCGTACGCTCATCCCGGACTCGCGGGCCAGATCCTGCTGGGTGAAGCCCGCCCTGAGTCGGTAGTGACGCAGCACGGCACCCAGCTGCTGCTCGGGTTGAACCACGAAGATCGACCCTCCGACGCCTGCCCATGTCCTCTTACCCGGCCCTCTCATCCTGCCGGTTGGCCCTCAGCAACACCAGATATACGGGCCTACAACATTGGGACTGTTGTACCTTTAGTACGCAAAGGGGTCAGCGACCGGCTCGTATACCACTCGCGCGGACATGACCCGACCGACATATTTGAACATCTCACCCGCGAAGGGCAAACTCGACGGCTGCGTCGTGCTCGACGCGCCAACATCGGCATTGACCGTGGCCCGGGCCAAGGGATCGCAGAGCTGGAGACCGAGGTCAAATTCTTGAGAAGGCAGCTGCCACGGTGAAAAGTTGGTGCCCCCGACGAGCCGGTCGTCCTCGTGGCTGAACTGGCCGCTGAGGGCGTCCGGGCCGAGCAGGCATGCCGGTCTCTCGCTCGGCTTACGAAGCTCTTGGCCGCTGCCCCATCCGCGAGGACGTGATCGGCAATGCCGCGCCCTGGTTAGCTGGACTGTCGGGCAGACGAAAATTCAGCTCGTCATGCCCCGCGGCCAACCGCTGCCGCGCCACCGCCTTCAATAGCTCCAGGTCAGCGTCGGTGTGCGCGGACCCGATCTGCTCGATGTCCCGCGACCCCCGGTACTGCGAGTGCACGATCTGCGCCGCCCGGCAGCTGACCCGAGGCCGGCCGGCGGCCCGGCAGCCCCGCCGCACCTTCGATCAGTCTACATAGGGGAAACTACACCGCGAACGCTCATCAACCTCTACGCACTTCGGAGCGACGAGGCTAAAGATCGTAACGGGGGTTCGGATCCTCTTTCCCCGACGTCTATTCCCTGGCTGGCGGCAGCACGTCCGATATCCAGCCCGCCATCGCCGTATACCCGGTCATGCCCGCCACGGTCGCTGCCGCGACCAACGCCAGGACCAACGCCAGGACCAACGCCGCCGGATGATCCCGCCCTGCGACGAGCGAGCACCTTAACGACATTGGTCCTTATTCATGGCTCGGCGGTCAGGCGGAGGTCTGCACAGACAGCGGCGTGGTCGCTGCCGGCCTCGCACGCTTGCTCATACAGGTACCGCACCGAGTCGACCTCCAGGTGCTTGCTGCCCCAGATGCCATCGAACCGGCGAGCAGTACCGGGACCGTGCGCCGTTTGCCCGTGTAGTGGGAGGGAGCCAGCGGCCCGTTCGGACGCTGCACACTTATCCGCTCCATCTCTTCGGGATTGGCGGCAAGCCATCGCCGTAACGCATCGTCAAACCCATGGATCTTGTCAGGTCCGAACAGGATGTCATCGCCAGGAGCGCCACCGAGCCGCCGGTGCCCGGTGTACCAGTGAGTTCTTGTGCGCTGAAACTCGGGGTGGTCGATCTCAGGAGTGTTGGCGTCGGCGCCTAGGACGACCGGGTTGCTTTGCTCGGCGGGGCGTGGTAGCTGACGACGGTCAATGCCCGTCCCTCCACTGGGATGTGGCCGATGAGAAGCCGCTCAGGAAGCGGCACGTCGGTCAACAGCTGTACGGACGGCGGTGGTAGCCCTCGACCCCCGATAGCACAACCGCGGTTGCGGGCCATGCCATCATGCGGCAATGGTTCCCTTAATTCCAGGGAGCTGAACGCCCAGTCCATACCTGCGGTCCGTGACGAGCGTGTCGAGAGAGCCAGCGTTAACAGGGCTTCGGCACGAAGACAATCTCCTTCACAAGATCGTCAGACCCTACGTCTCCTCACTTCCGTGTCCGTTGACCGGGGGCAACATCAGGTGTCGGGCGAAGGACCGCAGCGTGCTGTCCCGTTCGAATGCCGGAATCGGTCACGGGTGGGTGGCGACGACGACCGTGTCGAGCGCTTCGACAGTCTCACCGTCGACCACGACCGGACGCCGGGCCGTCTCGGCCTGCCGGATCTGCATGCCCGGCAGGTCGGCGACGACCGCATCGGGCGTCTGCAGCACCGCCGGGTCCTGCGGGCCACCGGTGCCGTCGGTGAGGTTGGCCAGATCATGACCGACGACCACGAGCGAACCACCCGGACGGACCGCCGCTGCCGCCCACCGTAGGACCGCCGCCAGGTCAGCCCGGGGCAGCTGCAGATAGGCGATGACGACCAACTCGTACGCGGCCGGTTCAGGCTGGTAACTGATGACGTCGGCGACCTCCCACGAGACGTCCACACCCCGATCGTGGGCCAGCTGCCGCCCCCGCTGCACCGCTACCGGGGAGAAATCTACGGCGGTGACCAGCCAACCGCGTTCGGCCAACCAGACCGCGTTGCGGCCCTCGCCGGCGGCGACGTCGAGCGCTCGGCCGGGTGACAGGTCGGTGGTCGCCGCCACCACGAACCGGTTCGGGTTGGCGGTCCAGACCAGGTCCGGCGACGCGGCGTAGCGGGCGTCCCAGTCAGCACTGTCCACGGTTGTGCTCCCTTCGTCGGCGACCTGGTTGGCGCGTCTGGTATCTATCATGCGGGATGGGTGGTGAGCGAGCTGGACTCACCGATCAGGCCGACCTCCGCATGGCCTTGCGTGCGGGCAGTTCGGTGGCGGCCAGGACCAATCCGAAGCTGGTGGCGACGATGAGGGCGTAGCTGAGGATGTCGATGCTGGGGAGGATCCGTTCGCCGTGGCTGAGTGCGAACGTGAGTCCGCACAGTCCGGGCAGGGACGCCACCGTCGCCACTAGACACGCGGTGGCCGCGAGGAAGGTCGCCTCCCAACGCACCGTTCGCCGTTGCTGGGTCGGGGTGGCCCCGACGATTCGCAGGCAGGCGAACTCTGCCCGACGCGAGAGCGTCGTGATCACCAACGAGTTCACCACTGTGATCGCGATGTAGCCCCAAAGGATCAGCAGCAGGAGGACGGGGAAGACGCCATCTGCGGGCTCTTCCGTGAGCAGGCCGGCCCCCGTCGGGTAGCTGACCTCGAGGCCCGGTCGCCCGGCGAGATACTCCGTCAGCTGCTGCTCGACCTCCGGCAGGGCCGCGCCGTCGGCGACGGTGACCGCCAGCGCAGTCGCATTGCCGGTGGCCATCGCCGGCTGCACGTCGCCGATCGGGAGGACCGCGTCACCGAAGCCGAGGCCCCGAAGGTACACATCGGTCACGTGGCGCTTGATCGGTTGGCCGTCAGGAAGCACGATCTCAAGATCGTCGCCCGCTTCGGAGCCAAGGGCGGCTGCGAGCTGGGCGCTGATCGCCACGCCACCGTCAACGGGGCTGACGGTGCGCGAACCGACGGGTTGCAGGTCGGCGTACTGTTCGATCTGGTCTCCGCCGACCGCGAGCGCGGGGATGGATTGCCAGTTCGTGTCGTGCTGCCGGCCACGGATCAGCACGCTCGTCGTCACGATCGGCTGGACCGATGCGACCCCGGCGGTCGCGGCGAGGTCCTCCGCCACCCCGTCGGCCACCCCGGTCGACCCTGCGGTGACCAGCAGGTCGGCGCGGTGTCCGGCCTCGAACTCGTCGACCGCGATCGCGCTCAGGGTCGTTCCCGAGAAGAGTTGGGTGCAGCTCAGGCTTACCCCGAGCACGATGGGCGTCAGGGCGCCGCCGACCCGTGCAGAACGTGCGCTGAGACTGGCGATCGCGAGATATCGAGGTGCCGAGCGCGCGGCCCGCCGCCGCTGCGTCCACGCCATCAACCGGACTATCAGCGGGCTGAGCGGACCGACCGAGATGGCGATCACCAGTCCGGCCAGAGCCGGTAGCCCGACCGCCGCCTCGCCCGACACGTACGCCGGCGCGCTCGCCATGATCAGTCCCAGCGTCACGCCTGCCCATCCGGCCAGCACTCGGGCACACCCGGACTTCCGCTCATCGGCTCCATCGAGGCCGGTGAGCGGGCTGCCGCGGACGGCCCGTCCAAGCGAGAGCAGTACGGCGATCTCCGCGGAGACGACCGCGACGGCGAACGCCGCCACGGACGGCCACGGGCCATACACCGGTTCGAGGCTTCGCGGGATGACCTCCCAGGACCGGAGGACGCCGACCAGTCGAGCACCGAGCAGCGGACCGACCAGGGCGCCAGCCGCGGCAGCGGCGACCGCGACCCCTCTGATCTCGCCGCGCAGGAGCCGCTTCACCTGTCGGGGGGTGGCGCCGATGACGCGCAGCATGGCCAGCTCGCGGGAACGTTCCCTGATCTGTAGGGAGGTGAGGACGACGAGGGTGAACGCGCTGACGATGATCGCCAGGGCGCCGAAGGCGGCGGCCGCGGAGACCAGCGCGCCCTTGGCCGGGCCCTGCCGGACCACTTCGATCTCGCCCCGGTCGCCGGCCGGCCACAGCCGCCCGCCGTTGCGCTCGGCGATGGCCCGAAGGACCGCGGTGTCGTCGCCCGCCCCGGGCCACACCCCCACGACCGCGACCCGCTGCTCCGGCTTGCCCCGCAGGCGATGATGGTCGTCGCTGAGGTAGACGTCTGCGACATCGGTGCCGGAGTCGTCGACGGCGAGGACGCCGACGACCGTGGCTGGCTCCGGCTCATCACCGAAGCCGAGTTCGACGATATCGCCGAGATCCGGCCGGGTAGGGCCATCGACGCCGCCCGACAAGACGATCTCGGTTCCGGCCTCTGGGGCCCGGCCGGATGCGAGGCTTCGGTCACCCAACCCGGTCGCCGACCAGGGGTGGACTTCGACGGGTATCGGGTCGCCCTGACCGGCGACGAGGACTGCGGGCACGATCCGGTCCGCGACCACCCGGGCATCGGGCAGCGCTTCCGATACTTCGTCGACGACAGCAGCCGGCATCAGCGCGCGGCCGGGAACTGGCAGGTCGACGTCGTCGGGAATCGGCCGGGCCTGGTGGGCACCGATCAACACCGGGGCAGCGGCGTACTCACCGGTGCTGACCTGACCGCTCACGCCGGTCTCGGTCAACAGGCCGAGCATCCCCACCAGCATGGCGGAGAACGTTATGGTGATGGCGAGCGCGGCCACCTGCCCCCGTCGCCCACGCAAGCTGCGACGAACCAGCCAGCTCACCGGTGCCGTCCCAGCTCCGCCACCGCAGCCGCGATCTGCGTTGCGGAGGCTCCGCGCAGCTCGCCCTGCCACCGGCCGTCAGCCATGAACAGGACCCGGTCAGCCGCCGAGGCTGCCACCGGGTCGTGGGTGACCATCAGGACCTGCTGGCCCAGGTCGCGCACGATCGAGCGCAAGAGGCCGAGTACGGCCTCGGCCGTGGCGGAGTCGAGCGCGCCGGTCGGTTCGTCGGCGACCACCAGGTCCGGGTCGGCGATCAGTGCGCGCGCGAAGGCGACCCGCTGTTGCTGCCCGCCGGAGAGCTGAGCGGGTCGGTGGTCGAGGAACCCGCCGACTCCCACCGCGTCGGCGAGACGCTGCACGGTTGCTGGGTCGATCTTCTCGCCCGCCAGCCGCAGCGGGAGCGAGATGTTGTCGGCGGCGGTCAGGGCGGGGATCAGATTGTAGGACTGGAATACCACGCCGAGCCGGGATCTCCGCAGCTTCGCCAGGCTGGTCTCATCGAGGCCGGTGATGTCGGTGCCGCCCACGAAGATCGCACCGGAGTCGGGCTTGTCGAGTCCGAGCAGGCAGTGCAGCAGCGTGGTCTTTCCGGACCCCGACGGCCCCATGATCGCCGTGAACGTCCTCGGTTCGAGCACGAGATCGATCTCGACCAGAGCTTGCAGCCGGCTCGCGCCACTGCGGTAGCTCTTGCTGACGCCACGGATGGTGACGGGAGCAGCTGGGCGGCCCTCGTCGACAGTCGGACGGTTACGCTTTCTGACCACGCTCTCATCGTCGGGAGAGCGCGGCGGCCCGGGAATCCAGCGCGGTCCCGGATCGTCGTAGTGCTGGCTATACCGTCGTGGCCAGGTTCCACCAGTCACATCCTCGGTAGGATCGGCTCGTGAGTGACAGGAGCAGCCGGGATCCCCGGTCGACCGTCACCACCGCGGCAGCTCGCCACCTTCGCGCGGTGCGCTACCTGGTCGGGAACCTGCTCGCCGGCTTGGTTGCCCTCGTGCTCCTCGTCGTGTCGGTCGCCGTCCTGGTCCTGTCAGTGGTGGGAGTGGGGCTGCTCTTCGTCGGGCTCCTGGACCGTCAGGTGCGCCGGTGGTGCGACCGAGAGCGCACCCGCGTCGGCCAGCTGCTCGGCCGGCGGATCGATTCGCCCTACGTCGGCGAGGCCGGGGCGCGACTAGCCGACGCCCGCGACCACGCGGCTTCGGGCAGTCTCGGCCGCGACGCCGGCACGCTCGTCGCGCGTGCGTTGGTCGGCGTCCCGCTCGGCCTAGTGGCGATCTTTCTACCGCTGTTTTCGCTGCCCTACGTCCTGCTCCCGCTCTACTGGTGGGCCCTGCCCGACGGGGAGACCGCGGTGATGTT carries:
- a CDS encoding class I SAM-dependent methyltransferase, coding for MDSADWDARYAASPDLVWTANPNRFVVAATTDLSPGRALDVAAGEGRNAVWLAERGWLVTAVDFSPVAVQRGRQLAHDRGVDVSWEVADVISYQPEPAAYELVVIAYLQLPRADLAAVLRWAAAAVRPGGSLVVVGHDLANLTDGTGGPQDPAVLQTPDAVVADLPGMQIRQAETARRPVVVDGETVEALDTVVVATHP
- a CDS encoding BTAD domain-containing putative transcriptional regulator; this encodes MVQPEQQLGAVLRHYRLRAGFTQQDLARESGMSVRGLRDLENDRIRRPHRRSVERLTAALQLSKTEEQLILAAAAAADGPEKHPRVAVLGALEVRLDQAVLNLGSGHQRCLLALLALQYGQVVSQREIVDVLWQQEPPATSSNLVHVYVSRLRRLLTADATTGRRRQPMSRVPLLERTCGGYRLTLTGGALDLVTFDDLLAAADQARARQQPTACPEAADLLARALRCWRGPVLGRAEPRLSDHPAAVMVSNRRIDAALTFADIAMTMGRHDEVATLLRPLALDEPLHEGVHARLMLALAAGGQQAAALAVFETISRRLVEELGIDPSQELSAARLTVLRGRHSTTPAAEVVIATESGFPAGAPEAPQPAQLPVDIATFTGREEHLRELDSLIPEVAGPGRSTVVNLCVLTGMAGVGKTALAVHWAHRVRHQFPDGQLFVDLRGFSSSTAARPVDVIGRFLRSLNVPASEVPVELDEAAALFRSLTADRALLIVLDNAGHAEQVRPLLPGGPRCLALVTSRDSLGGLAVQQGAPRLSIDVLPPADALTLLTRSIGADRVAREPAAAAALAQACASLPLALQVAAANVTDRVGSTIADYVADLSAANRLAVLQINGDSQAAVRAAFDLSYTHLPAHAQRLFRLVGLAPGDDVTVETSAALGGVSPERARESLDELTRAHLLRHHASGRYAMHDLLRLYAVDRAAREDDGTERQRALVALYDHYLLRVDDAADLLYPAMLRLPRGDTPHAVRGTSLFADEAAATAWLDAERANLIALIRTAAEQGPYPFAWRLGDALRGYFFLGVDPVGWLTVAHAALASAEAQGDAQAQAAAHLNTIGGLIRQSRPAQARLHAERMLLLARRAQWADGEAAAQGSLGELNQMLGRPKEAAEHYSQALELVRRTGRLGGLSINLNNLGVVYCHIGRLDEAAELFQEALQLERSLRSRTGEAVSLANLGEVQHLLGHLHVALEDLTKALTICRETVYRSCEAEALRCLAALYWDLGDRPQALEHAEEALTVARGIGYRTSEVDALNILGALHRDGNQLTEARERHGAALSLSLDAHHRYGEGQALVGLARVHIQVGEPASALPLVRRALGLADRLHYRFLHKAAEAALAEANLALAHQGQRPA
- a CDS encoding ABC transporter ATP-binding protein gives rise to the protein MVRKRNRPTVDEGRPAAPVTIRGVSKSYRSGASRLQALVEIDLVLEPRTFTAIMGPSGSGKTTLLHCLLGLDKPDSGAIFVGGTDITGLDETSLAKLRRSRLGVVFQSYNLIPALTAADNISLPLRLAGEKIDPATVQRLADAVGVGGFLDHRPAQLSGGQQQRVAFARALIADPDLVVADEPTGALDSATAEAVLGLLRSIVRDLGQQVLMVTHDPVAASAADRVLFMADGRWQGELRGASATQIAAAVAELGRHR
- a CDS encoding FtsX-like permease family protein, which encodes MSWLVRRSLRGRRGQVAALAITITFSAMLVGMLGLLTETGVSGQVSTGEYAAAPVLIGAHQARPIPDDVDLPVPGRALMPAAVVDEVSEALPDARVVADRIVPAVLVAGQGDPIPVEVHPWSATGLGDRSLASGRAPEAGTEIVLSGGVDGPTRPDLGDIVELGFGDEPEPATVVGVLAVDDSGTDVADVYLSDDHHRLRGKPEQRVAVVGVWPGAGDDTAVLRAIAERNGGRLWPAGDRGEIEVVRQGPAKGALVSAAAAFGALAIIVSAFTLVVLTSLQIRERSRELAMLRVIGATPRQVKRLLRGEIRGVAVAAAAAGALVGPLLGARLVGVLRSWEVIPRSLEPVYGPWPSVAAFAVAVVSAEIAVLLSLGRAVRGSPLTGLDGADERKSGCARVLAGWAGVTLGLIMASAPAYVSGEAAVGLPALAGLVIAISVGPLSPLIVRLMAWTQRRRAARSAPRYLAIASLSARSARVGGALTPIVLGVSLSCTQLFSGTTLSAIAVDEFEAGHRADLLVTAGSTGVADGVAEDLAATAGVASVQPIVTTSVLIRGRQHDTNWQSIPALAVGGDQIEQYADLQPVGSRTVSPVDGGVAISAQLAAALGSEAGDDLEIVLPDGQPIKRHVTDVYLRGLGFGDAVLPIGDVQPAMATGNATALAVTVADGAALPEVEQQLTEYLAGRPGLEVSYPTGAGLLTEEPADGVFPVLLLLILWGYIAITVVNSLVITTLSRRAEFACLRIVGATPTQQRRTVRWEATFLAATACLVATVASLPGLCGLTFALSHGERILPSIDILSYALIVATSFGLVLAATELPARKAMRRSA